A stretch of the Aegilops tauschii subsp. strangulata cultivar AL8/78 chromosome 4, Aet v6.0, whole genome shotgun sequence genome encodes the following:
- the LOC141021808 gene encoding uncharacterized protein — protein sequence MADAPLYKQRHGYTRELHDVDLHGNHKLHVVCTSKGEDVDKMLSTLRRKLGGMPVKLVGVDVEYTHYVKPQRAAVLRLCVEKEFLVYHISAAKDRRQKKLKLSGLEINSDNYIDIQVELRDPYNKKEFDSLADVAGRMIDIHYHDMKKKINRKEDHTLWGFCPLPEKLIKYAAIDAFATYESWRMIYDIIMGLDKVKETKKQRRTGTRL from the exons ATGGCGGATGCACCTCTGTACAAGCAGCGCCACGGGTACACCAGGGAGCTCCACGACGTCGACCTCCACGGCAACCACAAGCTCCACGTCGTTTGCACAAGCAAGGGTGAAGACGTGGACAAGATGCTGTCCACGCTAAGGAGGAAGCTCGGCGGAATGCCCGTCAAACTAGTCGGCGTTGATGTCGAGTACACGCACTACGTGAAGCCACAACGGGCAGCAGTGCTCCGGCTATGCGTAGAAAAAGAATTCCTTGTCTACCACATCTCTGCAGCTAAAGACAG GAGACAAAAAAAGCTGAAGCTATCTGGATTGGAGATCAACTCCGACAACTACATTGATATTCAGGTGGAATTGAGAGACCCATACAATAAAAAGGAGTTTGACTCTTTGGCTGATGTTGCCGGCAGGATGATAGACATTCACTACCATgacatgaagaaaaaaattaacCGCAAGGAGGACCATACTCTGTGGGGATTTTGCCCGCTGCCAGAAAAACTTATCAAGTATGCAGCAATAGATGCATTCGCAACATATGAGTCATGGAGAATGATATACGATATCATAATGGGACTAGACAAGGTAaaagagacaaagaagcaaaGAAGAACAGGAACAAGGCTATAA